Genomic segment of Xanthomonas sp. DAR 35659:
CGTGGACGAGGCGCTGGCCGGCCACGCGCGGCACATCGAGGTGACCCTGTACAAGGACGGCAGCTGCGAGGTGGCCGACGACGGCCGCGGCATGCCGGTGGACATCCATCCGGAGGAGAAGATCTCCGGCGTGGAACTGATCCTCACCCGCCTGCACGCCGGCGGCAAGTTCAGCGACCGCAACTACACCTTCAGCGGCGGCCTGCACGGCGTGGGCGTCAGTGTGGTCAACGCGCTGTCCAAGCAGGTGGAACTGTTCATCAAGCGCGACGGCAGCGAGTACCGGATGGCCTTCGCCGACGGCTTCCCCGCCTCCAAGCTGGAGACCGTCGGCAGCGTCGGCAAGAAGAACACCGGCACGCGCCTGCGCTTCTGGCCCGACCCCAAGTATTTCGACACGCCCAAGTTCGCGGTGCGCGCTCTGCGCCACCTGCTGCGCGCCAAGGCGGTGCTGTGCCCCGGCCTGACCGTGAAGCTACACGACGAGGCCACCGGCGAGCAGGACACCTGGTTCTTCGAGGATGGACTGCGCGACTACCTCAAGGGCGAACTGGCCGAGCGCGAACTGCTGCCGGCCGACCTGTTCGTCGGCAACCTGAAGAAGGACCGCGAGATCGTGGACTGGGCGGTGGCCTGGGTCGCCGACGGCGAGCTGGTACAGGAGAGCTACGTCAACCTGATCCCCACCGCGCAGCACGGCACCCACGTCAACGGCCTGCGCAGCGGCTTCACCGACGCGCTGCGCGAGTTCTGCGACTTCCGCAACCTGTTGCCGCGCGGCGTGAAGCTGGCGCCGGAAGACGTGTGGGACCGGGTCGCCTTCGTGCTGTCGCTGAAGATGACCGACCCGCAGTTCAGCGGCCAGACCAAGGAACGCCTGTCCTCGCGCCAGGCCGCCGGCTTCATCGAAGGCGCCGCGCACGACGCCTTCAGCCTGTGGCTGAACCAGAACGTGGAGACCGGCACGCGCATCGCGCAGATCGCGATCGACCGCGCCAGCGCGCGCCTCAAGACCGAAAAGCAGATCACCCGCAAGAAGGTCACCTCCGGACCGGCGCTGCCCGGCAAGCTTGCCGACTGCATCAGCCAGGACCTGTCGCGCACCGAACTGTTCCTGGTCGAGGGCGACTCGGCCGGCGGCAGCGCCAAGCAGGCCCGCGACAAGGACTTCCAGGCGATCCTGCCGTTGCGCGGCAAGATCCTCAACACCTGGGAAGTGGCCTCCGGCAGCGTGCTGGCCTCGGAGGAAGTGCACAACCTGGCGATCGCGATCGGCTGCGACCCGGGCAAGGACGACATCGACGGCCTGCGCTACGGCAAGGTGGTGATCCTGGCCGACGCCGACTCCGACGGCCTGCACATCGCCACCCTGCTGACCGCGCTGTTCCTGCGCCACTTCCCGGCGCTGGTCCGCGCCGGCCACGTGTTCGTGGCGATGCCGCCGCTGTTCCGCGTGGACGTGGGCAAGCAGGTGTTCTACGCGCTGGACGAGGAAGAGAAGCGCTCGCTGCTGGAGAAGATCGCGCGCGAGAAGCTCAAGGGCCAGGTCAGCGTGACCCGCTTCAAGGGCCTGGGCGAAATGAACCCGCAGCAGTTGCGCGAGTCCACCATCCACCCGGACACGCGGCGGCTGGTGCAGTTGACCATCGACGAAGGCGACGAGACCCGCTCGCTGATGGACATGCTGCTGGCCAAGAAGCGCGCGGGCGACCGCAAGCAATGGCTGGAGACCAAGGGCGACCTCGCTTCGCTGGAAGTCTGAGGCGCTGCCATCGAGGCGGCCGGCATCGGATCGATCCGGCCGGCCTACTGGGCGCTTCCGCCGTGTCGTGAAAGCGGTCCGGCCGCCCAGGCAGATAGCGGAGCCCAGCTGCCGCTCGCGCAATCGGGGCTGAAGCCCCTCCCCCACCGCCCTGCGCGAGCGCGCGACATCCGCGAACGCAAATTCGGCGCGAGCGATCACGCCAGTCACGCGCCCTCCCTGTAGGCGCGGCTTCAGCCGCGACGAACGAAGCGGAGGCGCCGCAACCGCCATTGCGGCCACCGCGCCGACGTGCCGCCGCGTCCGAGCGAGCAGCGCATCGCAGCGCGCATGCCATCCCAAGCGAGTCGCACACGCACCACGCACCACGAGCAAGGCGCGCGCAAACCGCTTCCTCGCCGCAAGTCACGACACGCATCGCATCGCGCGATCACGCCTCCCACGCGCGCATTACGGCATCGCGCACCCAAAGCGGCCACAGCAACCGCCGCGC
This window contains:
- the parE gene encoding DNA topoisomerase IV subunit B, coding for MNTRYNAADIEVLSGLDPVKRRPGMYTDTARPNHLAQEVIDNAVDEALAGHARHIEVTLYKDGSCEVADDGRGMPVDIHPEEKISGVELILTRLHAGGKFSDRNYTFSGGLHGVGVSVVNALSKQVELFIKRDGSEYRMAFADGFPASKLETVGSVGKKNTGTRLRFWPDPKYFDTPKFAVRALRHLLRAKAVLCPGLTVKLHDEATGEQDTWFFEDGLRDYLKGELAERELLPADLFVGNLKKDREIVDWAVAWVADGELVQESYVNLIPTAQHGTHVNGLRSGFTDALREFCDFRNLLPRGVKLAPEDVWDRVAFVLSLKMTDPQFSGQTKERLSSRQAAGFIEGAAHDAFSLWLNQNVETGTRIAQIAIDRASARLKTEKQITRKKVTSGPALPGKLADCISQDLSRTELFLVEGDSAGGSAKQARDKDFQAILPLRGKILNTWEVASGSVLASEEVHNLAIAIGCDPGKDDIDGLRYGKVVILADADSDGLHIATLLTALFLRHFPALVRAGHVFVAMPPLFRVDVGKQVFYALDEEEKRSLLEKIAREKLKGQVSVTRFKGLGEMNPQQLRESTIHPDTRRLVQLTIDEGDETRSLMDMLLAKKRAGDRKQWLETKGDLASLEV